The following is a genomic window from Amycolatopsis acidiphila.
TGAGTTTCGAAGAGATCCACTCCCGCGAGGACGCCGAGGGTGCCCGCGGGCTGCTGCTGCTCGCCGACACGGCGGACCTGCCGCCGACCGACGACCCGGACGAGTTCTACGATCACGAGCTCGAAGGGCTGCGCGCCGAGCTGGCGGACGGGACCGTCGTCGGCACGGTGCAGGAGATCGTGCACTCGCCCGGTGGCGAGCTGCTCGCGCTGGATCGCGAGGGCCGGACGGTCCTGGTGCCGTTCGTGCGGGAGATCGTGCCCGTCGTCGACGTGGCCGCGGGCCGGGTCGTGCTCGACCCGCCCGAGGGCCTGCTCGACGACATCGAGTAGTGGGGACCGCCATGCGGATCGACGTCATCACGATCTTCCCCGAGTACCTGGACCCCCTGCGCGCGGCGCTGCTGGGCCGTGCCATCGAGCGCGGCCTCATCGAGGTCGGCGTGCACGACCTGCGGGACTGGACGCACGACGTGCACCGCGCCGTGGACGACGCGCCGTACGGCGGCGGTCCCGGCATGGTCATGAAGCCGCAGGTCTGGGGCGACGCGCTGGACGCGGTGTGCGGCGAAGCCACCCGGCTCGTCGTGCCGACGCCCGCCGGCCGCCCGTTCACGCAGGAGATGGCGCGGGCGTACGCGCAGGAGGAGCACCTGGTGTTCGCCTGCGGCCGGTACGAGGGCATCGACCAGCGGGTCGTCGACGACGCGGCCCGGCGGATGCCGGTCGACGAGGTGTCCATCGGCGACTACGTGCTGGTCGGCGGTGAGGCCGCGGTGCTGGTGATGGTCGAGGCGGCCGTGCGCCTGTTGCCCGGCGTCCTCGGCAACCCCGTCTCGGCGGAGCAGGACTCGTTCTCCGACGGCCTGCTCGAAGGCCCCAGCTACACCCGGCCGGAGGTGTGGCGGGAGCTGGCCGTGCCCGAGGTGCTCCGGTCCGGCAACCACGCCCTCATCGAGCGCTGGCGCCGGGACCAGGCGCTGGAGCGGACCCTGCGGCGGCGGCCCGAGCTGCTGGACCGGCTGCCGGAGGGTAACCTGGACAAGCGCGATCTCGCCTTGCTCGACCGTGTCCGCGGGGAGCAGCGGCAGGCCGGGTGACACCGGTCCGATCGCGTCTGGAATACTTGACGTTTGGCACGCCGTTTCCCGGCCGTGCCCCATGAGCCCCCGGGTCGATCGCTCACGAGCTGATCCGTGCCCGGACGTACGCAGCCAGACGAAGGACGAGGACGGAATCCCGATGAACACCCTGGACAGCCTGGACGCTCAGTCGCTGCGTTCCGACATTCCGAACTTCCGCCCGGGTGACACGCTGAAGGTGCACGTTCGCGTCATCGAAGGAAACCGCGAGCGCAACCAGATCTTCCAGGGCGTCGTCATCCGCCGTCAGGGCGGTGGCATCCGCGAGACCTTCACCGTGCGCAAGGTTTCGTTCGGTGTCGGCGTGGAGCGCACTTTCCCGGTGCATTCGCCCAACATCGCGCAGATCGAGGTCTTCAAGCGCGGCGACGTCCGGCGCGCGAAGCTGTACTACCTGCGCGAGCTGCGTGGCAAGGCGGCGAAGATCAAGGAGCGTCGCGAAGCCCCCACGGCCTCCTGAACGGCGCACTAGTAGCCTGGCGACGTGGTTGAGCCTGTGCCCTCGAGCGCTGCCGAGGACGAACCGGAACGTGCCGAAAACGGCGAAAGCGACGCAAACGGAAAACGGCGTCA
Proteins encoded in this region:
- the rplS gene encoding 50S ribosomal protein L19; amino-acid sequence: MNTLDSLDAQSLRSDIPNFRPGDTLKVHVRVIEGNRERNQIFQGVVIRRQGGGIRETFTVRKVSFGVGVERTFPVHSPNIAQIEVFKRGDVRRAKLYYLRELRGKAAKIKERREAPTAS
- the rimM gene encoding ribosome maturation factor RimM (Essential for efficient processing of 16S rRNA) yields the protein MEVVVGRVAKAHGIHGELAVDVRTDSPEERFAEGVVLNARHRDGSTRPLTIAAARAHSGRLLVSFEEIHSREDAEGARGLLLLADTADLPPTDDPDEFYDHELEGLRAELADGTVVGTVQEIVHSPGGELLALDREGRTVLVPFVREIVPVVDVAAGRVVLDPPEGLLDDIE
- the trmD gene encoding tRNA (guanosine(37)-N1)-methyltransferase TrmD, producing the protein MRIDVITIFPEYLDPLRAALLGRAIERGLIEVGVHDLRDWTHDVHRAVDDAPYGGGPGMVMKPQVWGDALDAVCGEATRLVVPTPAGRPFTQEMARAYAQEEHLVFACGRYEGIDQRVVDDAARRMPVDEVSIGDYVLVGGEAAVLVMVEAAVRLLPGVLGNPVSAEQDSFSDGLLEGPSYTRPEVWRELAVPEVLRSGNHALIERWRRDQALERTLRRRPELLDRLPEGNLDKRDLALLDRVRGEQRQAG